Proteins encoded together in one Octopus bimaculoides isolate UCB-OBI-ISO-001 chromosome 24, ASM119413v2, whole genome shotgun sequence window:
- the LOC128250697 gene encoding uncharacterized protein LOC128250697, giving the protein METNKCIFSFFLSLLSYRIYDDDVASDVSNGQGESPLDNELRENGPLLPHNTHTVKIEGQSNSPTPPLTTDPSLGSPARTQQVIPESINNTDQDNVVLQSPNKGRPADIKNNPEETATDGPQEEEVEEEEDLMKVSDSPTREQPTSPSQLPAYISATDNEIKQLAS; this is encoded by the exons ATGGAAACTaacaaatgtattttttctttctttctgtctttgctCAGTTACCgaatctatgatgatgatgttgccagTGATGTGAGTAACGGCCAGGGCGAAAGTCCTTTAGACAATGAACTGAGGGAAAATGGTCCTTTGCTGCCACATAACACCCACACAGTGAAAATTGAGGGTCAGAGTAATTCTCCCACCCCTCCACTGACTACAGACCCCTCGCTCGGCAGCCCTGCCAG AACCCAACAAGTTATCCCAGAAAGTATTAACAACACAGACCAAGACAATGTAGTTCTTCAAAGTCCAAACAAAGGCAGACCAGCTGATATCAAGAATAACCCAGAGGAAACAGCCACAGATGGGCCGcaagaggaagaggtagaggaaGAAGAGGACCTGATGAAGGTTTCTGACAGTCCAACACGAGAACAACCGACAAGTCCTAGTCAACTTCCAGCGTATATCTCTGCTACGGATAATGAGATTAAGCAGTTGGCAAGTTGA